One Sus scrofa isolate TJ Tabasco breed Duroc chromosome 10, Sscrofa11.1, whole genome shotgun sequence genomic window carries:
- the LOC110255703 gene encoding uncharacterized protein LOC110255703 isoform X1, protein MSPILNVNTWRKCQPGPAERIPRQEHADTGWAKAAALNNTVCSARSRRTQRFHIGETHSQCLSWGRPGKGGRLHCRWEEICTANESFALSSTPRTASEFGGITDVSRRVQGPADVTCKRQEEKLSSASRTATRVPSPLEDLRSPGSPQLLRPRGSTVDLPEQPHPSGPGSALKAQEMPVMFVCGRWKKQEGKAGPQSPGGGGGGSDLPQGGLEPRRGPDGRGKSLAGTQWTWSSWVPERCHPGLVPDGREALPQASAKC, encoded by the exons ATGAGTCCCATTCTAAACGTAAACACGTGGAGAAAGTGCCAGCCTGGCCCAGCAGAACGCATCCCAAGGCAGGAACATGCTGACACGGGTTGGGCAAAGGCAGCTGCTTTAAACAACACTGTTTGCTCAGCCCGTTCCCGGAGGACCCAGAGGTTTCACATCGGGGAGACACACAGCCAATGCCTCTCTTGGGGGCGGCCCGGGAAGGGTGGGCGGCTCCATTGCCGTTGGGAAGAAATCTGCACAGCAAACGAGAGCTTTG CCCTGTCTTCCACCCCAAGGACAGCGAGTGAGTTTGGAGGAATCACCGATGTCAGCAGGCGTGTGCAGGGGCCAGCAGATGTCACTTGCAAGAGGCAAGAGGAAAAGCTCTCATCAGCCTCAAGGACAGCGACACGGGTGCCTTCTCCTCTAGAAGACCTACGCTCCCCTGGGTCCCCCCAGCTGCTTAGACCTCGGGGCTCCACAGTGGATCTCCCAGAACAGCCACACCCCAGCGGGCCTGGTTCGGCCCTGAAGGCGCAGGAGATGCCTGTAATGTTTGTGTGTGGCAGGTGgaagaaacaagaaggaaaagcagGGCCCCAGagccccgggggcgggggtgggggcagcgatCTCCCACAGGGTGGCCTGGAGCCCAGGAGAGGCCCTGATGGGAGGGGCAAAAGCTTGGCTGGGACCCAGTGGACGTGGAGCAGCTGGGTCCCTGAACGCTGTCACCCGGGACTTGTCCCTGATGGACGGGAAGCACTTCCTCAAGCGAGCGCTAAGTGCTGA
- the LOC110255703 gene encoding uncharacterized protein LOC110255703 isoform X3 produces the protein MPLLGAAREGWAAPLPLGRNLHSKRELCHLPPGKEQDSGSLGNLTALSSTPRTASEFGGITDVSRRVQGPADVTCKRQEEKLSSASRTATRVPSPLEDLRSPGSPQLLRPRGSTVDLPEQPHPSGPGSALKAQEMPVMFVCGRWKKQEGKAGPQSPGGGGGGSDLPQGGLEPRRGPDGRGKSLAGTQWTWSSWVPERCHPGLVPDGREALPQASAKC, from the exons ATGCCTCTCTTGGGGGCGGCCCGGGAAGGGTGGGCGGCTCCATTGCCGTTGGGAAGAAATCTGCACAGCAAACGAGAGCTTTG CCATCTCCCACCTGGCAAGGAGCAGGACTCTGGGAGTTTGGGAAACCTGACGG CCCTGTCTTCCACCCCAAGGACAGCGAGTGAGTTTGGAGGAATCACCGATGTCAGCAGGCGTGTGCAGGGGCCAGCAGATGTCACTTGCAAGAGGCAAGAGGAAAAGCTCTCATCAGCCTCAAGGACAGCGACACGGGTGCCTTCTCCTCTAGAAGACCTACGCTCCCCTGGGTCCCCCCAGCTGCTTAGACCTCGGGGCTCCACAGTGGATCTCCCAGAACAGCCACACCCCAGCGGGCCTGGTTCGGCCCTGAAGGCGCAGGAGATGCCTGTAATGTTTGTGTGTGGCAGGTGgaagaaacaagaaggaaaagcagGGCCCCAGagccccgggggcgggggtgggggcagcgatCTCCCACAGGGTGGCCTGGAGCCCAGGAGAGGCCCTGATGGGAGGGGCAAAAGCTTGGCTGGGACCCAGTGGACGTGGAGCAGCTGGGTCCCTGAACGCTGTCACCCGGGACTTGTCCCTGATGGACGGGAAGCACTTCCTCAAGCGAGCGCTAAGTGCTGA
- the LOC110255703 gene encoding uncharacterized protein LOC110255703 isoform X2, translating to MGHYCYPCFIDEDAGAHEVKQLTQVPCTCFQSQDVNPSLSGSKLLFVTIAQPSPTWQGAGLWEFGKPDGTASEFGGITDVSRRVQGPADVTCKRQEEKLSSASRTATRVPSPLEDLRSPGSPQLLRPRGSTVDLPEQPHPSGPGSALKAQEMPVMFVCGRWKKQEGKAGPQSPGGGGGGSDLPQGGLEPRRGPDGRGKSLAGTQWTWSSWVPERCHPGLVPDGREALPQASAKC from the exons ATGGGACACTACTGTTATCCTTGTTTCATAGATGAGGATGCTGGGGCTCACGAGGTTAAACAGCTCACACAGGTACCCTGTACATGTTTTCAGAGCCAGGATGTGAACCCAAGTCTGTCTGGCTCTAAACTCTTGTTTGTAACCATTGCACAGCCATCTCCCACCTGGCAAGGAGCAGGACTCTGGGAGTTTGGGAAACCTGACGG GACAGCGAGTGAGTTTGGAGGAATCACCGATGTCAGCAGGCGTGTGCAGGGGCCAGCAGATGTCACTTGCAAGAGGCAAGAGGAAAAGCTCTCATCAGCCTCAAGGACAGCGACACGGGTGCCTTCTCCTCTAGAAGACCTACGCTCCCCTGGGTCCCCCCAGCTGCTTAGACCTCGGGGCTCCACAGTGGATCTCCCAGAACAGCCACACCCCAGCGGGCCTGGTTCGGCCCTGAAGGCGCAGGAGATGCCTGTAATGTTTGTGTGTGGCAGGTGgaagaaacaagaaggaaaagcagGGCCCCAGagccccgggggcgggggtgggggcagcgatCTCCCACAGGGTGGCCTGGAGCCCAGGAGAGGCCCTGATGGGAGGGGCAAAAGCTTGGCTGGGACCCAGTGGACGTGGAGCAGCTGGGTCCCTGAACGCTGTCACCCGGGACTTGTCCCTGATGGACGGGAAGCACTTCCTCAAGCGAGCGCTAAGTGCTGA
- the LOC110255703 gene encoding uncharacterized protein LOC110255703 isoform X4 — protein sequence MAGPGPCQMELTAVRTTVIAQVCWAALSSTPRTASEFGGITDVSRRVQGPADVTCKRQEEKLSSASRTATRVPSPLEDLRSPGSPQLLRPRGSTVDLPEQPHPSGPGSALKAQEMPVMFVCGRWKKQEGKAGPQSPGGGGGGSDLPQGGLEPRRGPDGRGKSLAGTQWTWSSWVPERCHPGLVPDGREALPQASAKC from the exons ATGGCTGGGCCCGGCCCATGTCAAATGGAACTGACAGCAGTTAGAACCACAGTGATAGCTCAGGTTTGCTGGGCAG CCCTGTCTTCCACCCCAAGGACAGCGAGTGAGTTTGGAGGAATCACCGATGTCAGCAGGCGTGTGCAGGGGCCAGCAGATGTCACTTGCAAGAGGCAAGAGGAAAAGCTCTCATCAGCCTCAAGGACAGCGACACGGGTGCCTTCTCCTCTAGAAGACCTACGCTCCCCTGGGTCCCCCCAGCTGCTTAGACCTCGGGGCTCCACAGTGGATCTCCCAGAACAGCCACACCCCAGCGGGCCTGGTTCGGCCCTGAAGGCGCAGGAGATGCCTGTAATGTTTGTGTGTGGCAGGTGgaagaaacaagaaggaaaagcagGGCCCCAGagccccgggggcgggggtgggggcagcgatCTCCCACAGGGTGGCCTGGAGCCCAGGAGAGGCCCTGATGGGAGGGGCAAAAGCTTGGCTGGGACCCAGTGGACGTGGAGCAGCTGGGTCCCTGAACGCTGTCACCCGGGACTTGTCCCTGATGGACGGGAAGCACTTCCTCAAGCGAGCGCTAAGTGCTGA